CGCGGCGAGGAAGCGTGTCAGGGGACAGCCGGACGGACCGCACCGCCGGACCACCCTTCGCCGCCGAGCGCCGTCACGGCGGCAAGGACACCCGACCCCACGACACCGCCCGACCACGCCCTCACCGCCGGGCGCGGACGCGGCGAGGAAGCGTGTCAGGGGACAGCCGGACGGACCGCACCGCCGGACCACCCTTCGCCGCCGAGCGCCGTCACGGCGGCAAGGACACCCGCCCCCACGGCACCGCCCGACCACGCCCTCACCGCCGGGCGCGGACGCGGCGGCAAGGGCACGCAGGGGCGGGCGGCCGGTCCGGCATCGCGCCCTCGCCGTCGAGCGCCGGCGCGGTGGCAAGCGCGTCCGCCCCCGCGACACCGCCGGACCACGCCCTCATGGCCCCGCGCCGTTGCGGCGGAGGGCGGGGCCGGCTGTCGTCGGAGGTCTCCGGCGTGCGGGGCGGGTCAGTGGCTCTGCAGGGCACGGGGCGGGTTCGCGTCGGGGGCACCGCCGAGCCAGTCGTGGAACCGGCGGGTGGGACCCAGCCAGCGGCGGTCGTGGTGGTAGGCGCGCAGCCGCGCCTTCGCGCGGGCGCGGGGGCGGCGGCGGTAGAGGCGTTTCGCCCACGGCGAGCCGGGGCGGGCCAGCCGGATCGCGCCGAACAGGGCGATGAACGGGACGATCACGCCGAGGATCGCCACGCGGGCCTTGCCCTTGGCGAGGGCGACGAGCGACAGGACGAAGTTCACGGCGACCGTGGAGATGACCGAACCCCGGCCCTGCAACTCGTCCCGGTCGAGGTCGTTGACGCCGAACGGCGAGAAACCGGCCACCCACAGGCCGACCAGCGCGGCGGTGAGCACCACCGCCTCCACGCTCTTGCGGCCCGCCTCGGTCCAGTACACGTCGGCCAGATGCAGGATCAGGGCGAACTCGTCCAGCACCAGGCCCGCGCCGATCCCGAAGACCACGGCCGCGATGCAGGACCCGAAGCCGTACCGGCCGCCGGCCACCGCACCAAAACCCCCGATCAGGGTGAGGACGACGCCGGGCACCACGTGGTGGACGTGCACGCCGCCCGTCTCGACGTTGCGGAAGGGGCCCCTGCCCGCCCGGATCGTGCGGGTGATCAGCCGGGTGATCAGGAAGGTCAGCACGAAGGCGGTGAGGGCGAGCAGCAGGGGAAGCTTGCCGGGCTCGACGATGTTGCGTTCCAGCCAGTTCCCCATGCGTCCCAGTGTGCCCAGGATCGCGGTGAAGCGCTCCGTGAGCGGTCGCGTACCCTGCCGGGATGCCCCTGATCCCGTCCGCCCACGGCCTCCGTTTCGCCTTCGGCACCCTCACCGTCCTGCCGGTACGGGTGACCCGCTGGGACCGGGAGACCGCGCGCGCCGGGATGCTCTGCGCTCCCCTCGCCGGACTCGTCGTCGGCCTCTGCGCGGCCGGCGCCGGTCTGCTGCTGCTCCTCCTCGGCGCGAGCCCCCTGCTCGCCGCCGTCGGCACCGCCGCCGTCCCCGCCGTCCTCACGCGCGGCCTGCACCTGGACGGCCTGGCCGACACGGCGGACGGGCTGGGCAGCGGCAAGCCCGCCGAGGACGCGCTGCGCATCATGAAGCAGTCCGACATCGGCCCGTTCGGCGTGCTCACCCTGGTCTTCGTGCTGCTGACCCAGGTGGCCGCCCTGACGCAGCTGTACGACGGCTCCTGGACCCGCGGGGCGCTCGCCGCCGTCGTCGCGGCCGGTGCCGCCCGGCTGGCGCTGACGCTGGCCGCCCGCGCCGGGGTGCCGGCCGCCCGGCCGGAAGGCCTGGGGGCGGCCGTCGCGGGGGTCGTCCCGGTCCGCGCAGCGGCGGCCGCCGTCGTCGTGGTGACGGCGGCCACCGCGGCCGGCGGGGCGCTCCTCGGGCCGTACGACGTGCTGCGCACCGCCCTCGCGGTGGCCGCCTGCGCCGTCGTCGCCGAGGTGCTGCTGCGGCACTGCGTGCGCCGGTTCGGCGGGGTCACCGGCGATGTGTTCGGCGCCCTCGCCGAGACGGCGGCGACGACGGTGCTGCTGGTGCTCGCCCTGGGGTGAGACGCCTCAGCAGGTCCGGCGCCAGACCCCCAGGTCGTACTTCTTCAGCAGCGAGCTCAGCCCGAGCCGGCGCGACTCGGCGCAGAAGCGGCCGGTGGGCAGCTCGTACTCGGCGTGGAAGACCGCCTTGCCCGCCGCCACGAAGGGGGTGAGCGCGGCGCACTCGCCGTACTGGGCGCACTGCTCGTTGACCGCGAAGTCGAAGTCGGCGACCAGCTCGGGGATCTGGTCGAGGTCGTTCTTCAGGCCGACGGCCATGCCGCGTTCGTGTGCCAGCGCGGCGATCAGGCGGTTGTAGCGGAGCTGGTCGGCGGCCGTCAGGGGGAAGCCGGTGC
This region of Streptomyces chromofuscus genomic DNA includes:
- a CDS encoding adenosylcobinamide-GDP ribazoletransferase; the protein is MPLIPSAHGLRFAFGTLTVLPVRVTRWDRETARAGMLCAPLAGLVVGLCAAGAGLLLLLLGASPLLAAVGTAAVPAVLTRGLHLDGLADTADGLGSGKPAEDALRIMKQSDIGPFGVLTLVFVLLTQVAALTQLYDGSWTRGALAAVVAAGAARLALTLAARAGVPAARPEGLGAAVAGVVPVRAAAAAVVVVTAATAAGGALLGPYDVLRTALAVAACAVVAEVLLRHCVRRFGGVTGDVFGALAETAATTVLLVLALG